The following coding sequences are from one Danio rerio strain Tuebingen ecotype United States chromosome 21, GRCz12tu, whole genome shotgun sequence window:
- the atp5fa1 gene encoding ATP synthase subunit alpha, mitochondrial, translated as MLSVRVAAALARTLPRRAGFVSKNVAAACVGAKNLHTARPWLQKTGTAEVSSILEEKILGADTGAELEETGRVLSIGDGIARVYGLRNVQAEEMVEFSSGLKGMSLNLEPDNVGVVVFGNDKLIKEGDIVKRTGAIVDVPVGEELLGRVVDALGNPIDGKGPLGSKERRRVGLKAPGIIPRISVREPMQTGIKAVDSLVPIGRGQRELIIGDRQTGKTAIAIDTIINQKRFNEGTEEKKKLYCIYVAIGQKRSTVAQLVKRLTDADAMKYTIVVSATASDAAPLQYLAPYSGCSMGEYFRDNGKHALIIYDDLSKQAVAYRQMSLLLRRPPGREAYPGDVFYLHSRLLERAAKMNDNFGGGSLTALPVIETQAGDVSAYIPTNVISITDGQIFLETELFYKGIRPAINVGLSVSRVGSAAQTRAMKQVAGTMKLELAQYREVAAFAQFGSDLDAATQQLLNRGVRLTELLKQGQYSPMAIEEQVAVIYAGVRGHLDKMEPSKITKFEKAFLQHVISQHQDLLAAIRSDGKISEASDAKLKEIVLNFLSSFE; from the exons ATGCTTTCCGTTCGCGTCGCGGCGGCTCTGGCCCGCACTCTTCCACGACGGGCCGGATTC GTTTCCAAGAATGTTGCTGCAGCATGCGTTGGAGCCAAGAACCTGCACACCGCCAGACCATGGCTGCAGAAGACAG GCACGGCGGAGGTGTCCAGCATTCTGGAGGAGAAGATTcttggagccgacactggagctGAACTGGAGGAGACCGGCCGCGTGCTGTCCATTGGTGATGGTATCGCTCGTGTTTACGGGCTGAGGAACGTGCAGGCTGAAGAGATGGTGGAGTTCTCCTCTGGTCTGAAG GGTATGTCTCTGAACTTGGAGCCTGATAACGTTGGTGTTGTGGTGTTCGGTAATGACAAGCTGATCAAGGAGGGAGACATCGTCAAGAGAACAGGGGCTATTGTGGACGTTCCTGTCGGAGAGGAGCTGCTCGGACGTGTTGTGGATGCTCTGGGAAACCCCATTGATGGCAAG GGACCTCTGGGCTCCAAAGAGCGCAGGCGTGTGGGTCTGAAGGCCCCTGGGATCATCCCTCGTATCTCTGTGAGGGAGCCCATGCAGACTGGCATCAAAGCTGTGGACAGTCTGGTGCCCATCGGCCGTGGCCAGAGAGAGCTGATCATTGGTGACAGGCAGACTGG CAAAACCGCCATTGCCATCGACACCATCATCAACCAGAAGCGCTTCAATGAAGGCACTGAGGAGAAAAAGAAGCTGTACTGCATCTACGTGGCCATCGGTCAGAAGAGATCCACTGTGGCCCAGCTGGTGAAGAGGCTGACAGATGCTGATGCCATGAAATACACCATCGTGGTGTCGGCCACCGCATCTGACGCCGCTCCACTGCAGTACCTGGCTCCATACTCCGGCTGCTCCATGGGGGAATACTTCAGAGACAACGGCAAACACGCTCTCATCATCTATGATGATCTGTCCAAACAG GCTGTTGCCTACCGTCAGATGTCCCTGCTGCTGCGTCGTCCCCCAGGTCGTGAGGCCTACCCCGGTGACGTCTTCTACCTGCACTCCCGTCTGCTGGAGAGAGCAGCCAAAATGAACGACAACTTCGGTGGTGGATCCCTGACCGCCCTGCCCGTCATCGAGACCCAGGCCGGAGACGTGTCCGCTTACATTCCCACCAACGTCATCTCCATCACTGACGGACAG ATTTTCTTGGAGACTGAGCTGTTCTACAAGGGTATCCGTCCCGCTATCAATGTGGGTCTGTCTGTGTCCCGTGTCGGTTCTGCTGCTCAGACCAGGGCCATGAAGCAG GTGGCTGGTACCATGAAGCTGGAGTTGGCTCAGTATCGTGAGGTTGCTGCTTTCGCTCAGTTTGGTTCAGATCTGGACGCTGCCACACAGCAACTGCTGAACAGAGGAGTGAGACTCACTGAGCTGCTCAAGCAGGGACAGTACT CTCCCATGGCCATTGAGGAGCAGGTGGCTGTCATTTACGCTGGTGTGAGAGGACACTTGGACAAGATGGAGCCCAGCAAGATCACCAAATTCGAGAAGGCCTTCCTCCAGCACGTTATCAGCCAGCACCAGGATCTGCTCGCAGCCATCAG GAGCGACGGTAAGATTTCAGAGGCCTCTGACGCAAAACTCAAGGAGATCGTGCTCAACTTCCTCTCGAGCTTCGAGTAG